One Vicia villosa cultivar HV-30 ecotype Madison, WI linkage group LG5, Vvil1.0, whole genome shotgun sequence genomic window, TGATTAAGTAGAATTCATGAACCACGATTGATCATCGTAGCTTCAACCTATCTTAGTCTTCCAGAAATTATTCCCTTttcttaaaagattttttttctcgATCTTCTCTCTAAATGTTTTTCTTCTCCTCTACCTGAAACAATCACCACCTTCCATCATGTTGATATAGTTGTTGGTGGTGCGACTAGAGTATAAATTCTTTGCATCACCCTTTTAGAGTCGCAATGCACAGTATTTTTTAATGTTGCTGTCGTCCTCCGGGGTTGTggagtttttgttttgtttcgcCAGTTGGGTTCTCGCTGGGGATTTGTTTATTCAATGTTTTTGGTCTGTATTTTCCGGTTCGCCAACGGTTGGCTCTGACcattttttggtgttttgttGTTTTGGTGCTGAGACTCGGTTTCTTTCGGGTGGTTTCAATTCTGATTTGTATCTTGTTGCTCCCCAGTGTTGGTAGTGGTTTCTTGCCTTTAATCTCTTGTTCTCTACGAATATACTAAGATCTAAAGTTTTCAAAGTGTTTGAGTTTTCGACACAACACATTGTTCTATTTTTGTCCCTTCAACCTTTGTACTTCGTTTTCCTTTTTAAGATATTTtcctttgtttaaaaaaattcattagaTCTTTTTCAACAAGTAAAAAACAAGACTTAAATGTAATTAAGGCTTAAATGTAAACAAGACTCAATCAAGATAAAGCATACAATTCACCAAACGAAAACAAGAATGCAAACTTGAAATACATAAACACAACAACCAAGACAATGCTAAATTGTTACACCTTTGCACGAATTGCTAGAATATCATCATTATGTTCTTCCATAAGCTTCCAAATACCATCAGATTGTTGAACCATACCCTTGTTCTCAACAACCCTCCAACTTCCAGGCACATTATATTCATCTTTCAAACCATCATTACTTTTATTCACAAGTGCAATATCCCGAACCCCCTCCAAATTAAACCCTCCTTTACTCCCTTGTGTTCCCGCAACTCCATGCAAATAAACCTCCATGTTATGTGTACTAACCCCACTTTTCAAGTACTTAGATTTCCTTGTATCGATTAACAATTCCTCTCCAACCGCATAATACACAAGTAAGAGACTTTTCGGAACAACATCCGTCTCATTTCGAATAACcaaagctctcaaatttttgaagTCGGAGAAAATCTTTGCAAAACTTGAGTTTCCAACACGAGGGGAAGCAAACGCAAAGGTTGTTACTGGACATGCTTTTTGAGGTTGGTCTTTAGGGATGTTGAATTTGTTAGTAACTATGTCCACAGCATTTATAGTTGCAAGTGCAGCACCTAAACTGTGTCCAGTTATAGTTATGCTGATTTCTTCATCCTTATATAGCTCCACAAGTCTTCTAATCTCGTTTAGAacctttatattttttattcacaataaataaattaaaaaaataaaacaaactaataatatatatacatatgcatAAGACTATATAATTAATTACCTGATCTCTGGCACTTTGTAAATTCTTATTAGCGGAAGTATAAAGAGAGTAAAAACCATTGTGTAGTTGTGCAAGAGATTCACTACCAAATATTAGTGGAGCAGGATCCAAATCTAAATGAAAATTGGTAACCCACTCTGAACCTTGAATTGTTCCTCTCCAAGCAACAACTATGTCCCTTCTCCCTAATGCTATTTTACCTGTTAAATATagttgaagtttgttaaaaaacagTTACAAGTTTGTTAGTATCTATGTGAATCACGGATTTTGACACTGTCACCGGAACACGACATAACACAGACATTCTAACAACGATAATGTCGCAAAAACATAGGACACCGATCCATTTTATATCATAGTAATTAATCATCATTTATCTATCTATTATTGaagaaatattaatattttattgataACTTTGGTTGAATACATGTTTAATGATTTTAAACGTGGGTGAGATTTGTGAAAAAATGTTTAAGGTGTGTTgaagaaaagaaaacacaaattCTACTTTAAACCTTGTATGACAAGTGTGGTATCAATGTTATACGAGTGCTTGACACCGATTCTAAgagttttaaaagatatttttaaagatatTTGTTTAACTTTTCGGACATTTATCTGACTTTTTAGACATATATCGTACGAGTATCATACAAGTGTCTGACACCGACGCATGTCGGATATCAATGTGTGTCGGATACCGCGACACACATACTCCTACGTGTCGGTGCTAGGTTAGTATTAGTTGCAAACTGTTATAACTTATAAGAAATGACATCAATATTACCTTCATCAGTGGCAACAGCAACATACCCTATCCAATTTGACTCCAAGCTCCAAGCATCCTTTGAAAATGACCTCAAGAGAAAGGATTCACTATCACTTGCTTTGGATGTTGCATACAGATACTTGGTTACAGTATACTTAAAAGGGTTATTGTTTTCCAAATGAACCTTGGAAAAGAAATCCCTTTTAGAATAAAGACAATTACCAGCATACTTAGATAACTTTTCAAAGTTGAAAGCATCATATGTAGATTGAGCAAATTGTCCATAGTGTAGGACATACCTACGAAGGTCAATGTTTAGTGGATCTAATAGACTTTTCCACTTACTTTGGCCACTAAGTTCTCTCCATGTTCTTGCTATGCTACCCATTTTCAGGCTCAATGTGTAATATTATTATACTATGACTCAATAAGTATGTATGCTTAGGCTTGATGCATTTGCTTACTTTATATAGACTCACCATCATGTATACCTATCATCATGTTTTAAATTTTGTTAATTGGGATTAGCAAGTCTCACCTattgagtttttttaattaataaactgACTATCCAGCCAGCAAATGTATTGTCTAATCCCTCAAGTTATAAGTTAAATATAAGACTAAACAGATGGAAAATTTGTCCCtagtttctttttattattttggttGAATTCTAAATAATGGAATTTAGGTTCAATAATAATCACTACTAAAACTCAAAGACTACTAATTAAACTAAAGAAACATATCATTTTAAATTGGATTTGTTTTAATGGGATTGTGATGCTTTCAATATTTTTGGAGGATGTTACGTTGTTGATTTTGGTTATTATTTATGAGATCTAGATTAGTACCCATTGATGGTGTTAATGacgttttttttttagttttttgttattttgataaTTTCCGCTGGTTGGGCTCTTGAGCTCTCTTTTTACCTATTGTTTATCTTTGAGAATATCTCAATCCATCACTCTATAATCTTAggttttgtttgcgagtttggaggagaAGGGAGGGGAGGATTttagaaaataggaagaattaggtgaaagaaataaaaagattttgggttggagggttttggagagtttgattttattcattacaccaaaaaccccataaaataggataactcaaaaattgtattgaaagaGGGCTTTGGAAGGTTTTGgaaggcttacataaattttccaaatatcttttaggttgttatagtatttcgaaaaataaatatttatcaatgataatgactcttttatcattctaaacaaaatcattttttcaaaaaatgtcaaatatttttctatataaaatttCATTTTCGGAAGCtttcccctcccctcctctccaaACTCACAAACATAGCCTTAGGCACCTGGCGCAATTTTATTTATGTCCCCCACTTTTGAAGATACACATTAAGAACCACCTTTTTTCTCCAAATTTAAATTTTCCAGAACTACATCTATGGAAGTAGTTTAAACGGGCAAACGTTGGgaaaaacttcaaaataattCAGTTAAGAgaacgttccgtagatgcacctacgaaacaaatcaactttaaataaaaaaatgcttCCAAAGGTACACCTCCAAAAACTGAGTATTTTTAAAAACGTATATGGTGTGTAAGAACTCCTAAAGAGTGGGATAAGAGATTCTCTTATCTTTCTAGTCTTTGAAGGCTtctttgcatatatatatatatatatatatatatatatatatatatatatatatatatatatatatatatatatatatatatatatatatatatatatatatatatatatatatatatatatatatatatatatatatatatatatatatatatatatatacaccagCTAACagattttaaagttaaaaagacCTAATATTTTCGTATGAAAATTGAAAGACGTGTCCGCATGTATTAGAAGTAGTTTTTTATATATTGTAATTGTACACATGTATTAGTTTGTTAGGGAGTTATTAAATTTGTTACATTTTCTGTTAAGATTTAGTCTTGTATATAGCTCTAGAACTGCAACATTGTAATGTGTGAGTTTTTACACAAATGTAAACCTAACGAGAAAATGCAAAGCATTCTATAACTCTAATAGCATGAATATCTTTCCATCAAGTATAATCTATAATTGCTAGTCCTACGTTAGCAAATGTATCTGCATAATCGTTGCCCTCTCATTAAAAGCAGGTAAGCAAAAAGGATTTAGACCTCATTCCAATCAAACAATTTTTCCACCTGTTTCTTATACGACAAGAAACAAGGGAGGACTTGTCATAAGCCAATACCACAAGACTTGAGTCACTTGAAAAAACTTGGTCCAGTTTGAAATAGCATGCTCCATTGCTAAAATATATAGCTCCCATAAACTCTGGGAACAAAGCATTTCCATGCCCCACATTACAAGAAAAATTATCTAGGTGATTAGCCAAATGGTTTCTGAAgggtcaggttgatgtgcataaggtatattctTATGTACGGTGCATAAGTCTCatacgagtaatatttaaattgttccgagtaacattttagttagaaacgagtaataatatcataattcatgaataatatatgcattatttgtacacatctattaattatgaataattattaattgtgaaATAATATTTACACAATTCTGagtaatattgaattttaactattttgagtaatatattcattgttctgagtaatatttatactattttgaggcGTGTTGTACCATATATGGTTGCATTGATCCAATTATGCAACGGGGCACCAAATTATCTCTTTGATAAAAGATATTCTTTTATCCAAGAGTTCTTGAGTTAGTTGAAATAATTATtctctctttaatttaaaaatgtGCTTCACTAAAATAATATCTCTATCAAGTTGGGCCATTTTATTCCTCTTGTTATTTGATCGATGGTCTCGATCTCGAGActtactttaaaaataaaaaataaaagcatgACTTTGttctccatgttttctttcataaaataaatgattcattcattcataaaCAAATGTAAGTTGGAGAGTTTTATTTGGTTTAATTAGATATATTCAAATCACTCAAATAGCTGGAGTAGACTTGGTCTTATCTAGTGAAGGCAAAAAATAAGTATCTATATTATTTGTAGATGAAATTTTCCACGAGGCATGATGAGACAtgcaactaattaaataaaataatgggGAATTTACACTCAATCCTATTGAGTTTATTAAAATGACACtcacttttttatattttaaaatatgaactaTTTTCTCATAAGCCTATTAAAATGTATCAACCCTCCTTTTAATTTTAAGTGACGGCTAAAAATTGTAAGTATAAATGATATTTATTTATGGTTGTTTGTCTGTCATATATGTATATTTGTtagtataaataaatttaaagaagGTTATTAcatatctaaaataaaaaataaacgggGTGTCGGTGTCATTTTAATATACATATATTTCTCTCTAAGATAATTAGATATTTATCATCTATAGTTAGTTAATAGATATAAACAACTATAATGGTATCCAAACATGTAAATATCCATACCTGcactaaaaaaaatagaagacatatattttatataattttaaaatattttataaacataaattcattttaaaaaatataccaCTTTAGATATATGAATATCCACGTACATATTCGTACAGTGGATATcaaatacaaataattatattatttgtattCAATGAGGCTAATGATGGTattaagaaaattaaagattTCCTTGAAACTCGAGAGAAATGTATGGTCatttagggtatgtttggatatcacgaaatgaacggagcggaatggaatagagcggagtgggatggagcggagtggaatggagcggaacgaatgtaccattccattgtttggaaattttagaacggaATAAGATAAATTATTCATTCCGCTCAAATTggaggggaaggaatatggtggtaagtgatggaatggaatggaatccataccactcatttccgctccgctccatccgtttttaaattatccaaacaacggaatatcattttattccattccattccactccgctccatctgattccatcaatccaaacaaagccttatGGTGTGTTTGGATTAACGGTGAacagaattgattctagcagaattgagtttggtagaattgattttaacataattgaGTTTAACAGAATTGGTTtgtgtttggatacatttatgtaaaagtgagttgaacaataaatttcagtatAAAAATCACccataatcaattctggaggtaGAAGCTACTAATTCTAGCTTAAAGTAGAATCAACTCTGGAGGCAGAATCAATTAtacttttgataaaacaaacatctcaaaatcatccaaaatcaattctacacctctagaattgattctagatCTTCcaaaagtcaatccaaacataTTATTAGTCTGCTTGCATGTAGGCCGATCTCATGTGGAAGTTCTCAATGATACTTTTATCCTCTCTTGAAATATAAGGGGGCCAATGACAACACTACCAAAAGACATGTTAAAGAAGTGGTTCGTAATACCATTCAACGGTACTTGTCATTATTGTAACTTATATTCCTTTCTCCAGACTGTCATACTTCAAGACTAATATTGGATATGCTCCTGACAAATTGTGGAGGCCAATGGTCACTTTGAGGGAATTTGGCTCCTCAAGAAGATAAACTCTTTTGTCAACACTACCATCATTGATAAATCAATTTATCGCTTACAAATTGCTTATCAAAACTTTGATTACAAACTCAATGACAATCTGTCAAAGATTTCTCAAGAATTCTGACTATACTCTAGTCTCTCTAAGAAATTAAATCAGAGTTACAACAAGGATTTATGTTTACAAATATACTTCTTAAAAAAGAGATACACATAATGAAATACAAACCTTTACATtttagaaaatattaaaagaaaagtcCAAAATGTAGTGAAGAAGATTTTCTCTCTCAAATATATTACTTGCTTTTTCTCTttactttcttctttcttttcaagcTTTTGTTTCACACTGGTTTCTTTCTTTTCCAAACTTCTAAAACCTCTTTATATAGGAGATGAAAATACTCGTTGGAGGGTGAAGTTGGAATATCCTCAGAATTCACAATTGTAAAGAAAAATGCATGTTATATGTAGTGGAGTGAGGATGGAGGGAGTGGCAACAACAATGATACAATAGTATAGTCCTTTCTTGGAATTCAGGGTAGTGGAAAGGATATCAGCATATTTGTTCTTTAGGAACGTTTGATTTTACCGCTTAAGGTTGTAATATTTTCAAGAATATTTTTTCAATCATTCTGCTAATCATTAGCTTCATATAAAAGAAGATTTGAAAATTGATCAGAGTTCAAAGTCCTAAGGCTTTAGAGGCTTGATCATTGTATAAACACTTCTTCATATAGTAACTCTATCTCAACATCTGTTGAAGTTTCAGAGTCTCTTTGAATAATGTTCAGACTCTGTCTTCATCCAGAGCCTAGATCTTGATTAGAGTCTCTATCTTCAGATGATGATTATCTCAAAAACTTGTCTTTCTTCCTTTGGTTTAGAGTGCGTCTACATTTTTGAGTCTGCTAATTTCAAATTTTGACAACCTTCAGATTTTGCTTAGATTAGATATTTGACGTGCTTTGTTTATAGTCCGATGCATTTATACTTGACTTGTTCAGAGTCAGAATATGTTTTCTTTGATCTGCGCACTTAACAA contains:
- the LOC131607444 gene encoding phospholipase A1-II 1-like; amino-acid sequence: MGSIARTWRELSGQSKWKSLLDPLNIDLRRYVLHYGQFAQSTYDAFNFEKLSKYAGNCLYSKRDFFSKVHLENNNPFKYTVTKYLYATSKASDSESFLLRSFSKDAWSLESNWIGYVAVATDEGKIALGRRDIVVAWRGTIQGSEWVTNFHLDLDPAPLIFGSESLAQLHNGFYSLYTSANKNLQSARDQVLNEIRRLVELYKDEEISITITGHSLGAALATINAVDIVTNKFNIPKDQPQKACPVTTFAFASPRVGNSSFAKIFSDFKNLRALVIRNETDVVPKSLLLVYYAVGEELLIDTRKSKYLKSGVSTHNMEVYLHGVAGTQGSKGGFNLEGVRDIALVNKSNDGLKDEYNVPGSWRVVENKGMVQQSDGIWKLMEEHNDDILAIRAKV